A stretch of Girardinichthys multiradiatus isolate DD_20200921_A chromosome 20, DD_fGirMul_XY1, whole genome shotgun sequence DNA encodes these proteins:
- the tmcc2 gene encoding transmembrane and coiled-coil domains protein 2 isoform X1 — MLDKSEVATLGLPSTTSHGGSDSNISTDGLVAAAAGAAGGAEGPSAGEPQRTRAALEHLQQKILKVTEQIRVEQEARDDNVAEYLKLAHNADKQQASRIKQVFEKKNQKSAQTIAHLHKKLEHYHKKLKEIEQNGPARQPKDVLRDMQQGLKDVGANVRAGISGFGGGVVEGVKGGVSALTHTAVVSKPREFASLIRNKFGSADNIAHLKDTLEDGVGGHSEDAPTPRALSGSATLVSSPKYGSDDECSSATSGSGACSNSGGAGAGGGGAMLGPMMGSPRLDGHHHHHHHMHSSWDSLLEGLQEIKASQAHMEDSIEDMKGQLQSDYSYMSQCLQEERYRYERLEEQLNDLTELHQNEMTNLKQELASMEEKVAYQSYERARDIQEAVESCLTRITKLELQQQQQQVVQLEGVENANARALLGKLINVILALMAVLLVFVSTLANFITPLMKTRARVATTVLLTLLLFVLWKQWDFVELWLLPS; from the exons ATG CTGGACAAGAGTGAGGTGGCAACTTTAGGCCTACCCTCAACCACCAGCCATGGTGGCTCTGACAGCAACATCAGCACAGACGGATTGGTAGCGGCTGCGGCTGGGGCAGCAGGGGGTGCAGAGGGTCCAAGTGCCGGTGAGCCCCAGCGAACGCGTGCAGCTCTGGAGCACCTGCAGCAGAAGATCTTGAAGGTCACCGAGCAGATCCGCGTGGAGCAGGAAGCCAGGGACGATAACGTGGCCGAGTACCTGAAGCTGGCTCACAACGCAGACAAACAGCAGGCGTCCAGGATCAAGCAGGTGTTCGAGAAGAAGAACCAGAAGTCGGCACAGACCATCGCACATCTGCACAAGAAACTAGAACACTATCACAAGAAGCTAAAGGAGATAGAGCAG AATGGACCGGCCCGGCAGCCTAAGGATGTCCTGCGGGACATGCAACAGGGGTTAAAAGACGTGGGGGCCAACGTTCGCGCGGGGATAAGTGGGTTTGGAGGTGGAGTGGTTGAGGGGGTCAAAGGTGGCGTCTCAGCCCTCACTCACACAGCTGTGGTCTCCAAGCCGAGGGAGTTCGCCAGCCTGATCAGAAACAAGTTTGGCAGCGCTGATAACATTGCTCACCTGAAGGACACGCTCGAGGACGGGGTCGGGGGCCACTCTGAGGACGCCCCAACACCCCGAGCACTAAGTGGGAGTGCCACTTTGGTGTCCAGCCCAAAGTACGGCAGTGACGACGAGTGCTCCAGTGCAACATCAGGCTCTGGAGCATGCAGTAACTCTGGTGGGGCCGGAGCTGGAGGTGGAGGGGCAATGTTAGGGCCAATGATGGGGAGTCCCCGACTGGACGGgcaccaccatcaccaccatcACATGCACAGCTCATGGGATTCCTTGCTGGAGGGGCTGCAGGAGATCAAGGCCAGCCAGGCACACATGGAGGACTCCATCGAGGACATGAAGGGCCAGCTGCAGAGCGACTACTCCTACATGTCGCAGTGTCTGCAGGAAGAGAGATACAG GTATGAAAGACTTGAGGAGCAGCTGAATGACCTCACTGAGCTGCACCAGAATGAGATGACCAACCTTAAACAGGAGCTCGCCAGCATGGAGGAAAAGGTCGCCTACCAGTCCTATGAGAGAGCCAGAGACATTCAG GAAGCCGTGGAGTCGTGCTTGACCCGTATCACCAAGctggagctgcagcagcagcagcagcaggtggttCAGCTGGAGGGAGTGGAGAATGCCAACGCTCGAGCCCTCCTGGGGAAGCTCATCAACGTCATCCTGGCGCTCATGGCCGTGCTCCTGGTCTTTGTCTCCACGTTGGCCAACTTCATCACCCCACTGATGAAGACCAGAGCGCGCGTGGCCACCACCGTGCTGCTGACGTTGCTGCTGTTCgtcctgtggaagcagtgggaTTTTGTGGAGTTGTGGTTGTTGCCCAGCTAA
- the tmcc2 gene encoding transmembrane and coiled-coil domains protein 2 isoform X2, translating into MWIEADVQRERQRESEAEGGGGKPLRLDKSEVATLGLPSTTSHGGSDSNISTDGLVAAAAGAAGGAEGPSAGEPQRTRAALEHLQQKILKVTEQIRVEQEARDDNVAEYLKLAHNADKQQASRIKQVFEKKNQKSAQTIAHLHKKLEHYHKKLKEIEQNGPARQPKDVLRDMQQGLKDVGANVRAGISGFGGGVVEGVKGGVSALTHTAVVSKPREFASLIRNKFGSADNIAHLKDTLEDGVGGHSEDAPTPRALSGSATLVSSPKYGSDDECSSATSGSGACSNSGGAGAGGGGAMLGPMMGSPRLDGHHHHHHHMHSSWDSLLEGLQEIKASQAHMEDSIEDMKGQLQSDYSYMSQCLQEERYRYERLEEQLNDLTELHQNEMTNLKQELASMEEKVAYQSYERARDIQEAVESCLTRITKLELQQQQQQVVQLEGVENANARALLGKLINVILALMAVLLVFVSTLANFITPLMKTRARVATTVLLTLLLFVLWKQWDFVELWLLPS; encoded by the exons ATGTGGATCGAAGCGGATGTACAGAGGGAAAGGCAGCGGGAGAGCGAGGCAGAGGGAGGCGGAGGAAAACCTCTGAGG CTGGACAAGAGTGAGGTGGCAACTTTAGGCCTACCCTCAACCACCAGCCATGGTGGCTCTGACAGCAACATCAGCACAGACGGATTGGTAGCGGCTGCGGCTGGGGCAGCAGGGGGTGCAGAGGGTCCAAGTGCCGGTGAGCCCCAGCGAACGCGTGCAGCTCTGGAGCACCTGCAGCAGAAGATCTTGAAGGTCACCGAGCAGATCCGCGTGGAGCAGGAAGCCAGGGACGATAACGTGGCCGAGTACCTGAAGCTGGCTCACAACGCAGACAAACAGCAGGCGTCCAGGATCAAGCAGGTGTTCGAGAAGAAGAACCAGAAGTCGGCACAGACCATCGCACATCTGCACAAGAAACTAGAACACTATCACAAGAAGCTAAAGGAGATAGAGCAG AATGGACCGGCCCGGCAGCCTAAGGATGTCCTGCGGGACATGCAACAGGGGTTAAAAGACGTGGGGGCCAACGTTCGCGCGGGGATAAGTGGGTTTGGAGGTGGAGTGGTTGAGGGGGTCAAAGGTGGCGTCTCAGCCCTCACTCACACAGCTGTGGTCTCCAAGCCGAGGGAGTTCGCCAGCCTGATCAGAAACAAGTTTGGCAGCGCTGATAACATTGCTCACCTGAAGGACACGCTCGAGGACGGGGTCGGGGGCCACTCTGAGGACGCCCCAACACCCCGAGCACTAAGTGGGAGTGCCACTTTGGTGTCCAGCCCAAAGTACGGCAGTGACGACGAGTGCTCCAGTGCAACATCAGGCTCTGGAGCATGCAGTAACTCTGGTGGGGCCGGAGCTGGAGGTGGAGGGGCAATGTTAGGGCCAATGATGGGGAGTCCCCGACTGGACGGgcaccaccatcaccaccatcACATGCACAGCTCATGGGATTCCTTGCTGGAGGGGCTGCAGGAGATCAAGGCCAGCCAGGCACACATGGAGGACTCCATCGAGGACATGAAGGGCCAGCTGCAGAGCGACTACTCCTACATGTCGCAGTGTCTGCAGGAAGAGAGATACAG GTATGAAAGACTTGAGGAGCAGCTGAATGACCTCACTGAGCTGCACCAGAATGAGATGACCAACCTTAAACAGGAGCTCGCCAGCATGGAGGAAAAGGTCGCCTACCAGTCCTATGAGAGAGCCAGAGACATTCAG GAAGCCGTGGAGTCGTGCTTGACCCGTATCACCAAGctggagctgcagcagcagcagcagcaggtggttCAGCTGGAGGGAGTGGAGAATGCCAACGCTCGAGCCCTCCTGGGGAAGCTCATCAACGTCATCCTGGCGCTCATGGCCGTGCTCCTGGTCTTTGTCTCCACGTTGGCCAACTTCATCACCCCACTGATGAAGACCAGAGCGCGCGTGGCCACCACCGTGCTGCTGACGTTGCTGCTGTTCgtcctgtggaagcagtgggaTTTTGTGGAGTTGTGGTTGTTGCCCAGCTAA
- the cdkn1a gene encoding cyclin-dependent kinase inhibitor 1, with protein sequence MCGVMASHKLMLSSLGGNRPVRRNLFGPVDQDQLWIEFQAILRKDLDDMSKRWGFDFKSDKPLESSDFKWTSIPETRVPLHYRSCMLAVGQSEGLRLADRVVLTKTVRIKKENIPQMPEKCAIELEGLERTSEKGDKAGLKRKQTNITDFYQAKRRVVGMPTKSGE encoded by the exons ATG TGTGGAGTCATGGCTTCTCACAAGCTGATGCTGAGTTCTCTGGGGGGGAACAGACCTGTCCGACGGAACCTATTCGGCCCTGTGGATCAAGACCAGCTGTGGATAGAGTTCCAGGCCATACTTCGTAAAGACCTGGACGATATGTCAAAACGATGGGGCTTCGACTTCAAGTCGGACAAGCCTCTGGAGAGCAGCGACTTCAAGTGGACGAGCATCCCAGAAACCAGGGTCCCGCTGCACTACAGGTCCTGCATGCTGGCGGTTGGACAGTCGGAGGGCTTGAGGCTGGCAGACAGAGTGGTTCTGACCAAAACAGTAAGGATAAAGAAAGAGAACATCCCTCAGATGCCAGAGAAATGTGCAATAGAGCTGGAGGGCCTGGAAAGAACATCGGAGAAGGGAGACAAAGCCGGGCTGAAGAGGAAACAGACGAATATAACAG ACTTCTATCAGGCCAAGAGAAGAGTTGTGGGGATGCCGACGAAATCTGGGGAGTGA
- the srsf3b gene encoding serine/arginine-rich splicing factor 3b — protein MHRDCPLDCKVYVGNLGNNGNKTELERAFGYYGPLRSVWVARNPPGFAFVEFEDPRDATDAVRELDGRTLCGCRVRVELSNGEKRSRTRGAPPSWSRRIRDRDDYRRRSPPPRRRSPRRRSFSRSRSRSLSRDRRRERSASRERNHKPSRSFSRSRSRSRSTERR, from the exons ATGCATCGGGACTGTCCCCTTGATTGTAAGGTTTATGTTGGAAATCTGGGCAACAATGGAAACAAGACGGAGTTAGAGAGGGCATTTGGCTACTATGGCCCTCTACGTAGTGTCTGGGTGGCCAGGAACCCCCCTGGTTTTGCCTTTGTTGAGTTTGAAGATCCCAGAGATGCAACTGATGCTGTGCGTGAGCTTGATGGAAG GACACTTTGTGGTTGCCGGGTCCGAGTAGAACTGTCCAATGGTGAGAAGCGCAGTCGCACCCGCGGTGCTCCTCCTTCGTGGAGCAGGCGTATTCGAGATCGAGACGACTACAGGCGTCGCAGCCCACCGCCTAGGCGAAG ATCCCCACGCAGGCGAAGCTTCAGCCGCAGCCGAAGCAG atctTTGTCAAGAGACAGAAGGAGAGAGAGGTCAGCCTCCCGGGAGAGGAACCATAAGCCTTCCAGGTCCTTCTCTCGTTCAAGAAG CCGCTCCAGGTCTACTGAAAGAAGATAG